From Leptodactylus fuscus isolate aLepFus1 chromosome 11, aLepFus1.hap2, whole genome shotgun sequence, one genomic window encodes:
- the PPT2 gene encoding lysosomal thioesterase PPT2, with protein sequence MRPQRVTLSMAEMCRLAVPTIFFFVPLLLWLAGPTHGYKPVILVHGLFDSSANFKYLVEFINKSHPGTNISVLDLFDHRASLQPLWKQVMGFRDAIYPIMQNAGKDGVHLLCYSQGGLICRGLLETIPDHNVDTFISLSSPQMGQYGDTDYLRYLFPTYVKANLYRFCYTQFGQSISICNFWNDPHHHDMYVNSSDFLAPINSERPEPNTTEWKKNFLRLRKLVLIGGPSDGVITPWESSHFGFYDENETVHEMTEQQVYLDDTFGLRTLDKRGGITAYSVPDVIHTMWHSNETVFKECIEKWLT encoded by the exons ATGAGACCGCAGAGA GTAACTTTAAGCATGGCAGAAATGTGCCGCTTGGCAGTGCCAACAATCTTCTTCTTTGTGCCCCTGCTGCTATGGTTAGCAGGCCCCACACACGGATACAAGCCGGTTATCTTGGTCCATGGCCTTTTTGACAGTTCTGCCAACTTCAAGTACCTGGTGGAGTTCATCAACAAG TCTCACCCGGGCACCAATATTTCCGTGCTGGACCTGTTTGACCACAGGGCGAGTCTGCAGCCTCTCTGGAAACAAGTGATGGGATTTCGGGATGCGATCTACCCCATAATGCAGAACGCTGGAAAAGATGGCGTGCACCTGCTGTGTTACTCACAAG GAGGACTGATCTGTCGGGGTCTTCTGGAGACAATACCAGACCACAACGTGGACACCTTCATCTCGTTGTCTTCTCCTCAGATGGGACAATATGGAG ACACGGATTATCTGCGGTATCTGTTCCCCACATACGTGAAAGCCAACCTGTACAGATTCTGCTACACGCAGTTTGGTCAAAGCATCTCCATCTGCAATTTCTGGAATG ATCCTCATCACCACGACATGTACGTCAACAGCAGCGATTTCTTGGCGCCTATTAACTCCGAGCGGCCAGAACCGAACACAACAG AATGGAAGAAGAACTTCCTGCGCCTACGCAAATTAGTCCTGATCGGCGGTCCCAGCGATGGCGTCATCACCCCCTGGGAGTCCAG CCACTTTGGGTTCTACGATGAGAACGAGACGGTTCACGAAATGACAGAGCAGCAG GTGTACCTGGATGACACCTTTGGTCTCCGTACTTTGGACAAGCGAGGAGGCATCACTGCGTACTCCGTCCCGGACGTCATTCACACCATGTGGCACTCCAACGAGACCGTCTTCAAGGAATGCATCGAGAAGTGGCTCACTTAA